The following proteins come from a genomic window of Novosphingobium sp. P6W:
- a CDS encoding DUF4139 domain-containing protein, with translation MRAIWAGWAVLAMPASLAAQEAPPLPGGASAQGDLSVTIYNNDLALVQDVRPLDLGKGRVRQSFPDVSAQIRPETVSLTVADAAIVEQNFDYDLLSPSSLMEKAVGETITLIRTNPATGAETRERAKVLAVNGGVVLEINGHVEVLRDDGLPVRAVFDRVPESLRARPTLSVTLASNRAGNRPATLSYLSSGLGWSADYVALFDDKSGTVDVQGWVTLRNTSGTTFNAARTLLVAGDVGSSDGSNQYVPSYPSRRTTRIQPGTESADREQLGDFYLYPLAERTTIADKQTKQVSFLDAKGVSASSGYRFENPWLGTANEPRSAASVLRFANSGAAGFGDALPAGTVRVYVRDARGQPQFTGENQIDHTPQGSSIALPTGDAFDVKVQPTTVLRTRLGDNRWRTQMRYRLTNARSRAATVELVQSGLDWGDTRIIDENRKSERRDAGSAVWQVPVPANGEAVVTATFDTRY, from the coding sequence ATGCGCGCGATTTGGGCAGGTTGGGCAGTTCTGGCAATGCCCGCTTCACTGGCTGCGCAGGAGGCCCCGCCGCTGCCCGGCGGTGCCAGCGCACAGGGCGATCTTTCGGTAACGATTTACAACAACGACCTCGCGCTGGTGCAGGATGTGCGCCCGCTGGACCTCGGCAAGGGCCGGGTGCGGCAGAGCTTTCCCGATGTCAGCGCCCAGATCAGGCCTGAAACGGTATCGCTCACCGTGGCCGACGCCGCGATCGTCGAACAGAATTTCGACTACGACCTGCTAAGCCCATCCAGCCTGATGGAAAAAGCCGTGGGCGAGACGATCACGCTGATCCGCACGAACCCGGCAACCGGCGCCGAAACGCGGGAGCGGGCGAAAGTCCTGGCCGTCAACGGCGGCGTGGTCCTGGAAATAAACGGCCACGTCGAAGTTCTGCGCGATGACGGGCTGCCGGTGCGCGCCGTGTTCGACCGTGTACCGGAATCGCTGCGCGCCCGTCCGACGCTGTCCGTCACACTGGCGAGCAATCGCGCCGGTAATCGCCCCGCGACGCTCTCCTACCTCTCCAGCGGCCTTGGCTGGAGCGCCGACTACGTCGCCCTGTTCGACGACAAGAGCGGCACTGTCGACGTGCAAGGCTGGGTGACGCTGCGCAATACCAGCGGCACGACCTTCAACGCCGCCAGAACACTGCTGGTAGCCGGTGATGTGGGCAGTTCGGACGGCTCAAATCAGTATGTCCCGTCCTACCCTTCACGCCGGACAACGCGCATCCAGCCCGGCACCGAAAGCGCGGACCGCGAACAGCTCGGCGATTTCTATCTCTACCCGCTGGCAGAGCGCACGACGATTGCCGACAAGCAGACCAAGCAGGTCAGCTTCCTTGACGCCAAGGGCGTATCCGCCAGTTCGGGCTATCGGTTCGAGAACCCTTGGCTGGGCACCGCGAACGAGCCGCGCAGCGCCGCAAGCGTACTGCGTTTCGCCAATTCCGGCGCTGCCGGATTCGGTGATGCTCTGCCTGCCGGGACAGTGCGCGTGTATGTCCGCGACGCGCGCGGGCAACCGCAGTTCACCGGCGAAAACCAGATCGACCACACCCCGCAAGGTTCCTCCATCGCTTTGCCGACCGGCGATGCTTTCGACGTCAAGGTCCAGCCAACCACCGTCTTACGCACGCGTCTTGGCGACAACCGCTGGCGCACGCAGATGCGCTACCGCCTGACCAATGCCCGTTCACGCGCGGCGACGGTGGAACTGGTGCAGAGCGGGCTCGACTGGGGTGATACCCGTATCATTGACGAAAACCGCAAAAGCGAACGGCGCGATGCAGGTTCGGCGGTGTGGCAGGTGCCGGTGCCGGCCAATGGGGAGGCGGTGGTCACCGCGACGTTCGACACCCGCTACTAA
- a CDS encoding sulfite exporter TauE/SafE family protein, which yields MNTDYLLAGAGLLAGAMNALAGGGSFVTLPALMATGVPPVVANASSSVALYPGGAASAWVYRKDIGAVAGVSLTRLAVISLLGGAIGSVLLLATPSTLFNRVLPWLLLVATLALAFGKRIATRLHGEGGGEGAGPKIIQSGQFLLGIYGGYFGGAVGIMMMAFWSVTTSTGLNRLQAPRTVLVTAANTAAIAIFAVMNAVRWHDVLLLAPSAIAGGYLGALLGTRLPRRVVEAVTVALAGIVTVAFFAKAYY from the coding sequence GTGAACACCGACTATCTTCTTGCCGGCGCGGGCCTGCTGGCGGGCGCGATGAACGCGCTTGCCGGGGGCGGTTCCTTCGTGACCTTGCCGGCCCTGATGGCAACGGGCGTACCCCCGGTAGTCGCCAATGCCTCGAGCAGCGTCGCCCTCTATCCCGGCGGTGCCGCCAGCGCCTGGGTCTACCGCAAGGACATCGGCGCCGTGGCGGGGGTGTCGTTGACGCGGCTTGCGGTGATTTCCCTACTCGGCGGGGCGATCGGCAGTGTGCTCCTGCTGGCAACCCCGTCCACCCTGTTCAACCGCGTCCTGCCATGGCTGCTGCTCGTCGCCACGCTTGCACTGGCATTCGGCAAGCGCATCGCCACGCGCCTTCACGGGGAAGGGGGCGGGGAGGGCGCCGGGCCGAAAATCATCCAGTCGGGCCAGTTCCTGCTCGGTATCTACGGTGGCTATTTCGGCGGCGCTGTCGGCATCATGATGATGGCGTTCTGGAGCGTGACTACCTCTACCGGCCTCAATCGTCTTCAGGCCCCGCGCACGGTACTGGTGACTGCGGCCAACACCGCCGCCATCGCCATTTTCGCCGTGATGAACGCGGTACGCTGGCACGACGTACTTCTATTGGCACCCTCTGCAATAGCCGGCGGCTATCTTGGAGCATTGCTGGGAACCCGTCTGCCTCGCCGCGTTGTCGAGGCTGTTACGGTGGCCCTCGCAGGTATCGTGACTGTGGCCTTCTTTGCCAAGGCCTATTATTAA
- a CDS encoding CpsD/CapB family tyrosine-protein kinase translates to MTMITVGKEDFVAQTSPCTIVDLERRRVRLDREKLLENGIFGLEHMDPRARTFILLRSQIMNGFYAEGGRILVVTSTQAGNGKTFVTANLACALSLIQPTVLIDLDLRRPTMATRFGLTVNAGVDDYLLGDCEWEDVGQKVAGLDLTLYPVREPRQDSSTLLSLDRLAGAMTAIRAMPYQPLCIIDTPPALVLDDVMLIARKGDGIVMVIEEGRTTSGELKEAMRLLGAPRIVGTVLNKSMTSGTRRYDYDYYEPA, encoded by the coding sequence ATGACGATGATTACTGTCGGCAAGGAAGATTTCGTCGCACAAACCAGCCCCTGCACGATCGTCGATCTCGAACGGCGCCGGGTTCGGCTCGACCGCGAGAAACTGCTCGAAAACGGCATTTTCGGGCTGGAACACATGGACCCGCGCGCGCGAACCTTTATCCTGCTGCGATCGCAGATCATGAACGGCTTTTATGCCGAGGGTGGGCGCATCCTGGTGGTTACCTCTACCCAGGCGGGCAACGGCAAGACGTTCGTCACCGCGAACCTGGCCTGCGCCCTCAGCCTGATCCAGCCCACCGTGCTGATCGACCTCGACCTGCGGCGACCGACCATGGCAACGCGCTTCGGCCTGACGGTGAATGCCGGCGTCGACGACTATCTGCTGGGCGATTGCGAGTGGGAAGACGTCGGCCAGAAAGTGGCGGGACTGGACCTGACGCTTTATCCCGTGCGTGAACCTCGCCAGGATTCGTCGACGCTGCTGTCGCTGGACCGGCTGGCGGGCGCGATGACCGCGATCCGCGCCATGCCGTATCAGCCGCTGTGCATCATCGACACGCCGCCAGCCCTGGTGCTTGACGACGTGATGCTGATCGCACGCAAGGGCGACGGGATCGTGATGGTGATCGAGGAAGGCCGCACGACCTCGGGCGAGTTGAAAGAGGCGATGCGCCTGCTTGGCGCGCCGCGCATCGTCGGCACGGTCCTCAACAAGTCCATGACCAGCGGCACCCGCCGGTACGATTACGACTACTACGAACCAGCCTGA
- a CDS encoding DUF4139 domain-containing protein, with the protein MAMLLALAAGWPADAREGARGEGGEKAVTSPGPGSVELTVYRAPYGGGALDLRSLGGFAMVTETRKVRLPRGRAVLRFEGVAEGIIPVSAVIEGLPGGTVEKNRDARLLSPASLVDGTLGRQVTVTRTDKATGRKVSEEATIVAGPQPGVVLRTANGVETLRCSGLPERLEFAGVPAGLSSKPVLSVVTDSPSARTVSVRLSYIASGFDWRASYVATQASDGRSLDLFAWLSLGNGNPQVFADAQVNAVAGKVNRVGTPVLRAAVSALRLQCYPLGTTTSDLRQQDIVVTASRSFEGSPPMVMAPMSAPPPPPPPPPPPPPEDLGDLKLYRVPERVTVSARGQKQVALLARGQVPFERRYRRSVYPGQRIDAAATTVVLVLRNKSEAGLGLALPSGSTALYANRQGGERLLLGLGTLTDRAEGETFRLAAGISTLVLVTQESGGSRQSVVTASNANPFSVLLEVPIGSAGQKIEVDGAALGTIDGIATWSLTLPPRGTAQLRYRF; encoded by the coding sequence ATGGCCATGCTGCTGGCCCTCGCCGCCGGCTGGCCGGCGGATGCGAGGGAAGGGGCGCGCGGCGAGGGGGGCGAAAAGGCCGTGACTTCGCCCGGACCCGGTAGTGTGGAGTTGACCGTTTACCGCGCTCCCTATGGCGGCGGCGCGCTCGACTTGCGCAGTCTTGGCGGCTTCGCGATGGTCACGGAGACGCGCAAGGTGCGCCTGCCGCGCGGCCGCGCCGTCCTGCGCTTCGAAGGCGTGGCCGAAGGGATCATCCCGGTCAGCGCCGTGATCGAGGGGCTGCCTGGTGGCACAGTCGAGAAGAACCGCGATGCGCGCCTGCTGTCGCCCGCTTCGCTCGTCGATGGCACGCTGGGGCGGCAGGTCACTGTCACCCGCACCGACAAGGCAACGGGACGCAAGGTCAGCGAAGAAGCCACGATCGTCGCGGGTCCGCAACCAGGCGTAGTTTTGCGCACCGCGAACGGTGTGGAGACATTGCGCTGCTCGGGCCTGCCGGAGCGGTTGGAATTTGCCGGTGTGCCTGCCGGGCTGTCCAGCAAGCCGGTACTCAGCGTGGTTACCGACAGCCCCTCGGCCCGCACCGTTTCTGTCCGGTTGAGCTATATTGCATCCGGTTTCGACTGGCGTGCAAGCTATGTCGCCACGCAGGCGAGCGATGGCCGGTCCCTCGACCTGTTCGCGTGGTTGAGCCTTGGCAACGGCAATCCTCAGGTGTTCGCCGATGCTCAAGTCAATGCGGTGGCAGGCAAGGTCAACCGGGTGGGCACACCTGTGTTGCGCGCGGCGGTGAGCGCATTGAGACTGCAATGCTACCCACTGGGCACCACTACTTCTGATCTGCGACAACAAGATATTGTTGTGACGGCCTCACGCAGCTTCGAAGGCTCGCCGCCCATGGTGATGGCTCCAATGTCGGCCCCGCCGCCTCCACCGCCGCCGCCGCCTCCTCCTCCGCCGGAAGACCTTGGCGACCTCAAACTCTACCGCGTGCCTGAGCGCGTGACGGTAAGTGCGCGCGGCCAGAAGCAGGTGGCGTTGCTTGCGCGGGGACAAGTGCCTTTCGAGCGCCGCTATCGCCGTTCCGTCTATCCGGGCCAGCGGATAGACGCGGCCGCCACAACGGTTGTGCTGGTCCTGCGAAACAAGAGCGAGGCTGGGCTCGGCCTGGCGCTGCCTTCGGGAAGCACCGCGTTATACGCCAATAGGCAGGGCGGTGAACGACTGCTGCTGGGCCTCGGCACGCTGACAGATCGCGCGGAGGGAGAAACGTTCCGGCTCGCAGCGGGAATCAGCACGCTAGTCCTCGTCACGCAGGAAAGCGGCGGCTCCAGGCAATCGGTGGTTACCGCCAGCAATGCCAACCCGTTTTCGGTCTT
- a CDS encoding DegT/DnrJ/EryC1/StrS aminotransferase family protein: protein MKLSEHPVAMPALARIPALMPIDVPAEPPTPVTQPFMPPLEEFVPFLETIWSNRWLTNSGPFHQQLERALEQYLGVPYISLTSNGTTALWLALQAMKVGGEVITTPFTFVATAHALRLVGATPVFVDIDEEDCNLAPAGIEAAVTDRTSAILPVHCFGHPCDTAAISRIADVYELKVIYDAAHAFGVQTGGQSVLRQGDLSVLSFHATKVFNTFEGGAIVSPDQRTKSKIDRLRNFGFIDDTVMARASINGKLNELQSAFGLLQLRYIDDLIARRGEISARYHAALADIDGIAPFRIGGGATLNHSYFPILVSEDYPVDADALCRRLQAAGILARRYFHPLICDMPGYRDLPSARQPLPVARRIARQILCLPIHPNLSDSLVDRTIDILSHG, encoded by the coding sequence ATGAAACTCAGCGAACACCCCGTCGCCATGCCCGCACTGGCACGTATCCCGGCCCTGATGCCGATAGACGTGCCGGCAGAGCCGCCGACCCCGGTCACGCAGCCTTTCATGCCCCCGTTGGAAGAATTCGTTCCCTTTCTGGAAACCATCTGGAGCAACCGCTGGCTGACCAATTCGGGGCCGTTCCACCAGCAGCTGGAGCGCGCGCTCGAACAGTATCTTGGCGTCCCGTACATTTCGCTGACGTCGAACGGCACGACGGCCCTGTGGCTGGCGCTGCAGGCGATGAAGGTCGGCGGAGAGGTCATCACCACGCCGTTCACGTTCGTCGCCACCGCCCATGCGCTGCGTCTGGTGGGAGCGACGCCGGTCTTCGTCGACATCGACGAGGAAGACTGCAACCTCGCGCCCGCCGGGATCGAGGCCGCCGTCACCGACCGGACCAGCGCGATCCTGCCGGTCCATTGCTTCGGCCACCCTTGCGATACGGCGGCGATCTCGCGCATCGCAGACGTCTACGAACTCAAGGTCATCTACGACGCGGCCCATGCCTTCGGCGTTCAGACCGGCGGCCAGAGCGTTCTTCGGCAGGGCGACCTTTCCGTCCTCAGCTTCCACGCGACCAAGGTGTTCAACACTTTCGAGGGCGGGGCGATCGTTTCGCCGGATCAGCGCACCAAGTCGAAGATCGACCGGCTGCGCAATTTCGGCTTCATCGACGATACGGTGATGGCGCGCGCCTCGATCAACGGCAAGCTGAACGAATTGCAGTCCGCTTTCGGCCTGCTTCAGCTGCGCTACATCGATGATCTGATCGCCCGGCGCGGCGAAATCAGCGCCCGTTACCACGCAGCTTTGGCGGACATCGACGGCATCGCGCCATTCAGGATCGGCGGGGGTGCCACGCTCAACCATTCCTACTTCCCCATCCTGGTGTCCGAAGACTATCCGGTCGACGCCGATGCCCTATGCCGCCGCCTGCAGGCTGCCGGCATCCTGGCGCGGCGGTACTTCCATCCGCTGATCTGCGATATGCCCGGCTACCGGGACCTGCCTTCGGCGCGTCAGCCTCTGCCGGTAGCACGCCGCATCGCCCGGCAGATCCTGTGCCTGCCGATCCATCCCAATCTCAGCGATAGCCTTGTCGATCGAACCATCGACATTCTCAGCCATGGCTGA